A region of Anopheles merus strain MAF chromosome 2R, AmerM5.1, whole genome shotgun sequence DNA encodes the following proteins:
- the LOC121601040 gene encoding probable ATP-dependent RNA helicase spindle-E: MEEDDVADFFDFSKSFKRTVVSGGYINGAVKPQKLNIQTLPERAHQGTEYAEKFCREEEARLMEGWVDETLNKSTASRLEQVDDMSSVMEEDTQHLQRVRAKELMEPLFSRYNFTVTPNRLTIHQSKQDILKAIRENPVVVLQGMTGCGKTTQVPQYLLEDAYNRKEWCNIVVTQPRKIAASSIARRVAEERNCALGSLVGFKVGLKEMVSEDTRLTYVTTGVLLNKLITSKSISSYTHIILDEVHEREVDMDFLLIIVRRLLATMHNTKIILMSATIESSEFAQYFKIPGPNSLFAPQLAVSNVTQHDVSVYYLEDLEKLRVDFTIKYEQPDVHEKMYFLAAKVAVVCDRFIDEFESASAIDYKPSIIMFLPGINEIERMADVLRNFLGDSNVNSQEQTKFTILKLHSTLPSEEQALVFTKPSPGYRKVILSTNIAESSITIPDVKFVIDFCLHRVLVADTLNNFTTLRTQWASRNNCIQRAGRCGRVMNGRVYRLVNKHFFEHGMAQSIEPEMVRCPLSNVVLKTKLLDMGPPHTILALAMSPPNLSDVSNTVLQLKELGALLRTAKGVYDLQDGDITYLGNIMSTLPLDIHLAKLVVLGYVFSVLEEAIVIAAGMNVKNIFCQLRTIEALRVKRHFANGSASDGIAILNAYNWWRSIKEQGTGGDTTEWCNRYMLDRKSLIEMAELVQEITMRLKTANIRVVSGANNARWTDRERTVVLKVVMAGAFYPNYFIPTCVTDRELSDRMVYTEIGGRDPFSTVFFCGFDHSNYIGPLYRNEIRALLTERKPTSEKHQVKVEFERSTNKIFVQFQYPPDQQSGKSLYEERNSADRVHPGVYEAIKLRLLRHNQSELLVMHHNDAVAYATERQLGVWRNHEWHPRSVEIPNAHLSVEPPIHWTRVTATVTHVEHPNKFYLRPHDEKNDNIYHDIMEKLNGCDAVLRAFPEGYAFKQRDIVAAPLPNMVTGKMARAKLLQQCFVRGVEHWTVFFMDFGLTAGVSVKCFRQLRGTPLDMFTKFPDRVFLASLAEVQPSAVRSPKDVWMEETIKHFRQLVHGQQFDVEVYSVVNRVTMVVLRHNPDDPIDLTINRALINSHHAQLSEESYMSKMNHEKRKRVQFEMELDPMYKTQILNDISEQQRFLEDDDVDDLELPRDLLKVRLMLRGPYSPLEVKCSSTVFSGYRKPVIIEKESLNSVLLDTNPQNTHEKLLVAGCVNETSNSRLIARMTTMMPNIPGLPALMTLIFAPTCLVKKDPDETRVVGLLAGLGTDPRTGESMYPEHDMSLAVDIAIDDDDIADINALRYTMDSILHGGHNEQTPMFGEYSIESLMVKVKDYLIKILQRDRPIQDNRSMAHDFSWVKENPSTSTSGQKRLRSTAIDIYTKAIFPLYHNLNLRPMTADRMEFLRQHCKDLHLLTQSRVPLPKGGITCRLCNVTLESDHTLRIHFYSKLHCDLELKINYRR, translated from the exons ATGGAAGAGGACGATGTGGCGGACTTTTTCGATTTTTCCAAATCATTCAAACGCACCGTCGTATCGGGCGGATACATCAATGGCGCGGTTAAACCACAGAAGCTTAACATCCAGACGCTGCCGGAACGGGCGCATCAGGGAACGGAATACGCGGAAAAGTTTTGCCGGGAAGAGGAGGCTCGACTAATGGAG GGATGGGTGGACGAAACGTTGAACAAGTCGACGGCATCGCGACTCGAGCAGGTGGACGACATGTCGTCGGTGATGGAGGAAGACACACAGCACCTGCAGCGTGTGCGGGCAAAGGAGCTGATGGAGCCGCTGTTCAGTCGGTACAACTTTACCGTCACCCCGAACCGGCTCACGATTCATCAGTCGAAGCAGGACATTCTGAAGGCAATACGCGAGAATCCGGTGGTCGTGCTGCAGGGTATGACGGGATGCGGTAAAACGACGCAGGTGCCTCAGTACCTGCTGGAGGATGCGTACAATCGGAAGGAGTGGTGCAACATCGTTGTCACACAGCCGCGCAAGATTGCCGCCTCCTCGATCGCGCGACGCGTTGCCGAAGAGCGCAACTGTGCGCTCGGTTCGCTCGTCGGGTTCAAGGTGGGCCTGAAGGAGATGGTCAGCGAAGACACGCGCCTGACGTACGTGACGACGGGCGTGCTGCTGAACAAGCTCATCACCTCCAAGTCCATCAGCAGCTACACGCACATCATTCTGGACGAGGTGCACGAGCGGGAAGTGGATATGGACTTTCTGCTCATCATCGTGCGCCGCCTGCTGGCCACGATGCACAACACAAAGATCATACTGATGTCGGCCACGATTGAATCGTCCGAGTTTGCGCAGTACTTCAAGATACCGGGCCCGAACAGTCTGTTCGCACCGCAGCTGGCCGTTTCCAACGTTACGCAGCACGATGTGTCGGTGTACTATTTGGAAGATTTGGAAAAGCTGAGGGTTGACTTTACCATCAAGTACGAACAGCCGGATGTGCACGAGAAGATGTACTTCCTGGCGGCCAAAGTGGCGGTGGTGTGCGATCGATTCATCGACGAGTTTGAATCGGCGTCGGCCATCGATTACAAGCCGTCGATCATCATGTTTCTGCCCGGCATCAACGAAATCGAACGGATGGCGGACGTGCTGCGCAACTTCCTGGGCGACAGCAATGTCAACTCGCAGGAGCAGACCAAGTTTACGATCCTGAAGCTGCACTCGACACTGCCCTCGGAGGAGCAGGCGCTGGTGTTCACCAAACCGTCACCCGGCTACCGGAAGGTGATTCTGTCGACGAACATTGCCGAAAGCTCGATCACCATACCGGATGTGAAGTTTG TGATCGATTTCTGTCTGCATCGTGTACTGGTTGCCGATACGCTGAACAATTTCACCACTCTGCGCACACAGTGGGCATCGCGCAACAACTGCATCCAGCGGGCGGGACGCTGCGGGCGTGTGATGAATGGGCGCGTGTACCGGCTGGTGAACAAGCACTTCTTCGAGCACGGGATGGCCCAATCGATCGAGCCGGAAATGGTGCGCTGTCCGTTGAGCAATGTCGTGCTGAAAACGAAGCTCCTGGACATGGGGCCACCGCACACGATACTCGCCCTGGCCATGTCGCCCCCGAACCTGTCCGACGTGAGCAACACGGTGCTGCAGCTGAAGGAGCTGGGTGCACTGTTGCGAACGGCCAAGGGTGTGTACGATCTGCAGGACGGTGACATCACGTACCTGGGCAACATAATGTCTACGCTGCCGCTGGACATACACCTCGCGAAGCTGGTCGTGCTGGGGTACGTGTTTTCCGTGCTCGAGGAAGCCATCGTCATCGCGGCCGGCATGAACGTGAAGAACATTTTCTGCCAGCTGCGTACGATCGAAGCGCTGCGGGTGAAGCGCCACTTTGCCAACGGCTCTGCGTCCGATGGTATCGCGATCCTGAACGCGTACAACTGGTGGCGCTCGATCAAGGAGCAAGGCACGGGGGGTGACACGACCGAATGGTGCAATCGGTACATGCTCGATCGGAAGTCACTCATCGAGATGGCCGAGCTGGTGCAGGAAATAACGATGCGGCTCAAGACGGCGAACATACGCGTCGTTAGCGGGGCGAACAATGCCCGGTGGACCGATCGGGAGCGTACGGTCGTGCTGAAGGTGGTGATGGCGGGCGCGTTCTATCCCAACTACTTCATCCCGACGTGCGTCACCGACCGCGAGCTGAGCGACCGGATGGTTTACACCGAGATCGGTGGCCGGGACCCGTTCAGTACGGTGTTTTTCTGCGGGTTCGACCACAGCAACTACATCGGTCCGCTGTACCGGAATGAGATCCGGGCGCTGCTGACCGAGCGCAAGCCGACCAGTGAGAAGCACCAGGTGAAGGTGGAATTCGAGCGCAGCACGAACAAAATCTTTGTGCAGTTCCAGTATCCACCGGACCAGCAGAGCGGGAAGAGTCTGTACGAGGAGCGCAACTCGGCCGATCGCGTGCATCCGGGTGTGTACGAGGCGATCAAGCTGCGCCTGCTGCGCCACAACCAGTCGGAGCTGCTGGTGATGCACCACAACGACGCGGTTGCCTACGCGACCGAGCGTCAGCTGGGCGTGTGGAGAAACCACGAGTGGCACCCGCGCAGTGTCGAGATCCCGAATGCGCACCTCTCGGTTGAGCCGCCGATCCACTGGACCCGGGTGACGGCCACCGTTACGCACGTGGAGCACCCGAACAAGTTCTACCTTCGCCCGCACGAcgaaaaaaacgacaacatcTACCACGACATCATGGAGAAGCTGAACGGGTGCGATGCAGTGTTGCGCGCCTTCCCCGAAGGCTACGCGTTTAAGCAGCGCGATATCGTGGCCGCACCGCTGCCGAACATGGTCACGGGCAAGATGGCACGCGCCAAGCTTCTGCAGCAGTGCTTTGTTCGCGGCGTCGAACACTGGACGGTGTTCTTCATGGACTTCGGACTGACGGCCGGCGTGTCGGTGAAGTGCTTCCGCCAGCTGCGCGGTACACCGCTGGACATGTTCACAAAGTTCCCGGACCGAGTGTTTCTGGCATCGCTCGCGGAGGTGCAACCGTCCGCCGTCCGATCGCCCAAGGACGTTTGGATGGAGGAAACGATCAAGCACTTCCGGCAGCTCGTACACGGCCAGCAGTTCGACGTGGAGGTGTACTCGGTGGTGAACCGTGTCACGATGGTGGTACTGCGCCACAATCCGGACGATCCGATCGACCTGACCATCAACCGGGCGCTGATCAATTCGCACCACGCCCAACTGTCCGAGGAATCGTACATGTCGAAGATGAACCACGAGAAGCGAAAGCGCGTACAGTTCGAGATGGAGCTAGACCCAATGTACAAGACGCAGATACTGAACGACATTTCCGAACAGCAACGCTTCCTGGAGGATGACGACGTGGACGACCTGGAGCTGCCGCGGGATCTGCTCAAGGTGCGGCTAATGCTGCGCGGTCCGTACAGCCCGCTCGAGGTGAAGTGCAGCTCGACGGTGTTCTCCGGCTATCGGAAGCCGGTCATTATCGAGAAGGAGTCGCTGAACTCGGTGCTGCTCGACACGAACCCGCAAAACACGCACGAAAAGCTGCTGGTGGCGGGTTGCGTCAACGAAACGTCCAACAGCCGGCTGATCGCGCGTATGACGACCATGATGCCGAACATTCCCGGACTGCCCGCGCTTATGACGCTCATCTTTGCGCCCACCTGCCTGGTGAAGAAGGATCCGGACGAAACGCGTGTCGTGGGGTTGCTGGCCGGGCTGGGCACGGATCCGCGCACCGGTGAATCGATGTATCCCGAGCATGACATGTCGCTGGCAGTGGATATTGCTATCGATGACGACGACATTGCAGAC ATCAATGCACTGCGCTATACAATGGACTCTATTCTGCACGGCGGACATAACGAGCAGACACCCATGTTTGGCGAGTACAGCATCGAGTCGCTGATGGTCAAAGTGAAAGATTATCTGATCAA AATATTGCAGCGTGATCGACCCATTCAGGACAATCGCAGTATGGCGCACGATTTCAGCTGGGTAAAggaaaatccatccacaagCACGTCGGGCCAGAAGCGTTTGCGAAGCACTGCGATCGATATCTACACCAAAGCCATCTTCCCACTGTACCATAATCTTAACCTCCGTCCAATGACGGCCGATCGGATGGAGTTCCTGCGGCAGCACTGCAAGGATCTACACCTGCTGACGCAATC GCGAGTTCCGTTGCCAAAAGGTGGCATTACGTGCCGTCTGTGCAATGTGACGCTGGAATCGGACCACACGTTGCGCATCCATTTCTACTCGAAGCTACACTGCGATCTGGAGCTGAAGATCAACTACCGACGCTGA